The following coding sequences lie in one Myxococcales bacterium genomic window:
- a CDS encoding DUF3570 domain-containing protein, producing the protein MNSRTLTRQPRPARPRAASLRGLRSASPLIVRWLLAGGALVSGLTAHGVAYASEDAAVHKAVQDTMTEDYPGSLGPAKSKLSDALGLCLRKGCTGKVKAEVHVALGMVASQLGQVDEAKEQFASALRADAAAKLPATGVTPNIRAQWALAAKSAAPPAAPATEAPPPAEEAAIPEGWKSAEAFKLAKQGLDADQAGKLDECIAKDQASLELDEQPRTRLHLASCESRAGKLVEATKDAQKALEMGLQKRDAGVMKVARQRVKDLLDRIPHVTFAPPAGVTDLVVKFDDRPVPTNALTKKFSVNPGKHQVVAEGLVNGLPATFEQQVDIKERELVTVTITLKPQGGAVTPAQIKCMLQAKSQEEVQKCLPQNTKNLVIRVGADFSGYADTNSVYVVSPGFNASVTSPTSGWNVGGNFLVDAVSAASPDIVSTASPPFRERRYAGGLSGGYKPGTYGVQALMNVSSEPDYLSVTGGAAITADLNDKLITPRLGYSYTHDNIYRGPDNPTNNLFQVHEFELGVTFVLSPTMVVLVGATAQFERGDQSKPYRYVPTFDPVTVAPFVPNGATIDLVNKYRQPIRPLEQLPTERDRYAFGARLNKRIGNATLRLEQRFYFDTWLTKASTTDMRYMVDLTRRLRLWPHLRFHAQTAANFYQLAYPALADPGGITPTTLFTYRSNDRELSPMVSATVGGGLRVALGSLEGDVRYGISFVGDLLYSRYFKALFLTARTGVYGTVAFDAEF; encoded by the coding sequence GTGAACTCGCGCACCCTCACGCGCCAGCCTCGCCCCGCGCGGCCGCGAGCGGCGTCGCTCCGCGGCCTCCGGAGCGCCTCGCCGCTCATCGTGAGGTGGCTGTTGGCGGGCGGCGCGCTCGTGTCCGGGCTCACGGCCCACGGAGTGGCGTACGCCAGCGAGGACGCGGCGGTGCACAAGGCCGTGCAAGACACGATGACCGAGGACTACCCGGGCAGCCTCGGGCCGGCGAAGTCGAAGCTCTCCGACGCCCTCGGCCTCTGTCTGCGGAAGGGCTGTACCGGGAAGGTCAAGGCCGAGGTCCACGTCGCGCTCGGCATGGTCGCCTCCCAGCTCGGGCAGGTCGACGAGGCGAAGGAGCAGTTCGCCTCTGCGCTCCGGGCCGACGCCGCGGCCAAGCTCCCCGCCACGGGCGTGACGCCCAACATTCGGGCCCAGTGGGCGCTCGCCGCCAAGAGCGCCGCGCCACCGGCGGCGCCCGCGACGGAGGCGCCGCCCCCCGCGGAGGAGGCGGCGATCCCCGAGGGCTGGAAGAGCGCGGAGGCGTTCAAGCTCGCCAAGCAGGGGCTCGACGCCGACCAGGCGGGCAAGCTCGACGAGTGCATCGCGAAGGACCAGGCCTCGCTCGAGCTGGACGAGCAGCCCCGCACGCGCCTGCACTTGGCCTCGTGCGAGAGCCGCGCCGGCAAGCTGGTCGAGGCCACGAAGGACGCGCAGAAGGCCCTGGAGATGGGCCTCCAGAAGCGCGACGCGGGCGTGATGAAGGTCGCGCGGCAGCGCGTGAAGGACCTGCTCGACCGCATCCCGCACGTCACGTTCGCGCCCCCAGCAGGCGTCACCGACCTCGTCGTCAAGTTCGACGACCGGCCCGTCCCGACGAACGCGCTCACCAAGAAGTTCAGCGTCAACCCCGGCAAGCACCAGGTCGTCGCCGAGGGCCTCGTGAACGGGCTCCCCGCCACGTTCGAGCAGCAGGTCGACATCAAAGAGCGTGAGCTCGTGACGGTGACGATCACCCTGAAGCCCCAGGGGGGCGCGGTCACGCCTGCGCAAATCAAGTGCATGTTGCAGGCGAAGTCGCAGGAGGAGGTCCAGAAGTGCCTCCCGCAGAACACCAAGAACCTGGTGATCCGCGTCGGCGCCGACTTCAGCGGCTACGCCGACACCAACTCGGTCTACGTCGTGTCTCCGGGCTTCAACGCGTCGGTCACGTCGCCCACCTCGGGCTGGAACGTGGGCGGCAACTTCCTCGTCGACGCGGTGAGCGCGGCCTCGCCCGACATCGTGTCGACGGCGTCACCGCCGTTCCGCGAGCGCCGTTACGCCGGCGGTCTGAGCGGCGGGTACAAGCCCGGCACGTACGGCGTGCAGGCGCTGATGAACGTCTCGTCGGAGCCGGACTACCTCTCGGTCACCGGCGGAGCCGCCATCACGGCCGACCTCAACGACAAGCTCATCACGCCGCGACTCGGCTACTCGTACACGCACGACAACATCTACCGCGGGCCCGACAACCCCACGAACAACCTGTTCCAGGTGCACGAGTTCGAGCTCGGGGTCACCTTCGTGCTCTCGCCCACCATGGTGGTGCTCGTGGGCGCGACGGCGCAGTTCGAGCGCGGCGATCAGTCGAAGCCCTACCGCTACGTGCCCACGTTCGACCCGGTCACGGTCGCCCCGTTCGTCCCCAACGGGGCGACGATCGACCTCGTCAACAAGTACCGCCAGCCGATCCGTCCGCTGGAGCAGCTCCCCACCGAGCGCGACCGCTACGCGTTCGGCGCGCGCCTCAACAAGCGCATCGGCAACGCCACCCTCCGGCTCGAGCAGCGCTTCTACTTCGACACGTGGCTCACGAAGGCGTCGACGACCGACATGCGTTACATGGTCGACCTGACGCGTCGCCTGCGGCTCTGGCCGCACCTGCGCTTCCACGCACAGACGGCCGCGAACTTCTACCAGCTCGCCTACCCCGCCCTCGCGGACCCCGGCGGCATCACGCCCACCACGCTGTTCACGTACCGCTCGAACGACCGCGAGCTGTCGCCCATGGTCTCCGCCACCGTCGGCGGCGGCCTGCGCGTCGCGCTCGGCTCGCTCGAGGGCGACGTGCGCTACGGCATCAGCTTCGTGGGCGATCTCCTCTACTCGCGCTATTTCAAGGCGCTCTTCCTCACGGCCCGCACCGGCGTCTACGGCACCGTCGCCTTCGACGCCGAGTTCTAG
- a CDS encoding DUF4266 domain-containing protein — MPVFAAFTASGRTLPHDARASLRPAAALFALALTAVAALTQTACVKVAPYERGTLAHPTMTTDDVSLGVDAHVRGVSEGAAGGLGGGGGGCGCN, encoded by the coding sequence ATGCCCGTCTTCGCCGCCTTCACCGCCTCGGGACGAACGCTCCCGCACGACGCGCGCGCCTCGCTTCGGCCCGCGGCCGCGCTCTTCGCGCTCGCGCTCACCGCGGTCGCCGCGCTCACGCAGACCGCGTGCGTGAAGGTGGCGCCGTACGAGCGAGGGACCCTGGCCCACCCCACGATGACGACCGACGACGTGTCGCTCGGGGTCGACGCGCACGTGCGCGGTGTCTCCGAGGGCGCGGCCGGCGGCCTCGGCGGGGGCGGCGGCGGCTGCGGCTGCAACTGA
- a CDS encoding phosphatase PAP2 family protein — protein MNSFQQAVALAAVIALYALMRSAVRGTRAPGGPAPVPAPATEGAFGHLATQDWMVTSYLLVLTLLVGFGSGDRQPQAMRWILLDDLGFVFLLALARAPQTPRRLADMAYRIALPGAIIATFTQLHYILPSASATSWDAQIYAADKALFHFEPAEAWDRYVNPRTTEWFSFFYYLYFGILLVHIVPMSLFERRMHVLREFSWGIFTVFCVGQLVYTLVPGFGPYRLLAARFEHPLEGDVFWPLVAKTVASFDGTHRTDIFPSLHTAVPSFFTLFAYRHRDKLPFRYTWPLMAFVTTNIILATMFLRWHYLLDVLAGLTLAATAFATARRLPAREDARRSEAGLPPIWRPLFGDSLPARGRSDAEAGGDAPQPLDAPYLAPSRTSADRADRARKY, from the coding sequence GTGAACTCGTTCCAGCAGGCTGTGGCCCTCGCGGCCGTGATCGCTCTCTACGCGCTCATGCGGTCCGCTGTGCGCGGCACGCGAGCGCCGGGCGGGCCCGCGCCGGTCCCCGCTCCGGCGACGGAGGGGGCCTTCGGTCACCTCGCCACACAGGACTGGATGGTCACGAGCTATCTCCTCGTCCTCACGCTGCTGGTCGGGTTTGGTAGCGGCGATCGGCAGCCCCAGGCCATGCGCTGGATCCTGCTCGACGACCTCGGGTTCGTGTTCCTGCTCGCCCTCGCGCGTGCGCCGCAGACGCCGAGGCGCCTGGCCGACATGGCGTACCGGATCGCGCTGCCGGGCGCCATCATCGCCACGTTCACACAGCTCCACTACATTCTCCCGAGCGCGAGCGCGACCTCCTGGGACGCGCAAATTTACGCGGCGGACAAGGCCCTCTTCCATTTCGAGCCTGCCGAGGCGTGGGACCGGTACGTGAACCCGCGAACGACCGAGTGGTTCTCGTTCTTCTACTATCTCTACTTCGGCATTCTGCTCGTGCACATCGTGCCGATGTCGCTGTTCGAACGGCGCATGCACGTGCTGCGCGAGTTCTCGTGGGGCATCTTTACCGTGTTCTGCGTGGGGCAGCTCGTCTACACGCTCGTCCCGGGGTTCGGCCCGTACCGCCTCCTCGCTGCGCGGTTCGAACACCCGCTCGAGGGCGACGTGTTCTGGCCGCTCGTCGCGAAGACGGTGGCGTCGTTCGACGGGACGCATCGCACCGACATCTTCCCTAGCCTGCACACGGCAGTCCCGTCGTTCTTCACCCTCTTCGCGTATCGCCACCGCGACAAGCTCCCCTTCCGCTACACGTGGCCGCTCATGGCCTTCGTGACGACGAACATCATCCTGGCCACGATGTTCCTGCGCTGGCACTACCTGCTCGACGTCCTCGCCGGCCTGACGCTCGCCGCCACCGCGTTCGCCACGGCGCGCCGCCTGCCGGCCCGCGAAGACGCGCGCAGGAGCGAGGCCGGTCTGCCGCCCATTTGGCGCCCGCTGTTCGGGGACTCGCTCCCCGCGCGGGGCCGGAGCGACGCCGAGGCCGGGGGCGACGCGCCCCAGCCCCTCGACGCGCCGTACCTGGCGCCCTCGCGCACCTCGGCCGACCGCGCGGACCGCGCGCGGAAGTATTGA
- a CDS encoding NAD(P)H-quinone oxidoreductase — protein sequence MRVIAIRENQLVLEERPAPTPEKGEVRVRVHATAVNRADLLQVRGGYAAPPDAVQDVPGLEYAGVIDAVGPGAHRRRVGDRVFGLVGGGSYAEALVVHEELTCALPEGLDFTAAAALPEAYLTAYDAMVTQAGLAAGETVLIHAVGSGVGTAAVQIARAVGARSIGTARTEEKLDDARALGLDVGLLVQNAQFSSAVLEHTGGRGVDVVLDLVGGDYFGESAAGAAPRGRLVLVGLLAGPRCDLDLVTVLRKRLTLRGTVLRSRPFEERIAGARVLERHLSPLFATSRLTPVVHAVLPLERAAEAHALVAKNVGFGKIVLDCGASPG from the coding sequence ATGCGCGTCATCGCCATCCGCGAAAACCAGCTGGTCCTCGAAGAGCGCCCTGCGCCTACTCCCGAGAAGGGCGAGGTGCGCGTACGCGTCCACGCCACGGCGGTGAACCGCGCCGACCTCTTGCAGGTGCGCGGCGGCTACGCGGCCCCGCCCGACGCGGTGCAGGACGTGCCCGGGCTCGAGTACGCGGGGGTGATCGACGCGGTGGGCCCGGGCGCCCACCGCCGGCGCGTGGGCGATCGCGTGTTCGGTCTCGTCGGCGGCGGGTCGTACGCGGAGGCGCTCGTCGTCCACGAGGAGCTCACGTGCGCGCTGCCCGAGGGGCTCGACTTCACCGCAGCGGCCGCCCTGCCCGAGGCGTACCTCACCGCGTACGACGCGATGGTCACCCAGGCCGGCTTGGCCGCGGGCGAGACGGTGCTCATCCACGCCGTCGGGAGCGGCGTGGGCACGGCGGCCGTCCAGATCGCGAGGGCCGTGGGCGCGCGCTCGATCGGCACGGCCCGCACCGAGGAGAAGCTCGACGACGCCCGCGCGCTCGGGCTCGACGTGGGCCTTTTAGTGCAGAATGCACAGTTCTCGAGCGCCGTCCTCGAGCACACGGGTGGCCGAGGGGTCGACGTGGTGCTCGATCTCGTCGGCGGCGACTACTTCGGCGAGTCCGCGGCCGGTGCGGCACCGCGGGGGCGCCTCGTCCTGGTGGGCCTGCTCGCAGGGCCTCGCTGCGATCTCGACCTCGTCACGGTGCTGCGCAAGCGGCTCACCCTCCGCGGCACGGTGCTGCGCTCGCGGCCGTTCGAGGAGCGCATCGCCGGGGCCCGCGTGCTCGAGCGCCACTTGTCGCCCCTCTTCGCGACCAGCCGCCTCACGCCGGTCGTGCACGCGGTGCTTCCGCTGGAGCGCGCGGCGGAAGCCCACGCGCTCGTCGCCAAGAACGTCGGCTTCGGCAAGATCGTGCTCGACTGCGGCGCGAGCCCGGGGTGA
- a CDS encoding tRNA (cytidine(34)-2'-O)-methyltransferase, giving the protein MLVEPEIPPNTGSIARLCAATTSPLHLVGKLGFRIDEHAVRRAGVDYWHLVDVRTHGDFDAFLQVFRAESPLGALHLFSGTAADSYTRRAFARGDALVFGKESVGLSEELLAAYADRVVGIPTLGAVRSLNLANATGIALFEALRQVGALDATELA; this is encoded by the coding sequence GTGCTCGTCGAGCCCGAAATCCCGCCGAACACAGGCAGCATCGCGCGCCTCTGCGCGGCCACCACCTCGCCGCTCCACCTCGTGGGCAAGCTCGGGTTTCGCATCGACGAGCACGCCGTGCGGCGCGCTGGCGTCGACTACTGGCACCTCGTCGACGTCCGCACGCACGGCGATTTCGACGCGTTCCTTCAGGTGTTTCGCGCGGAGTCGCCGCTCGGTGCGCTGCACCTCTTCTCGGGCACCGCAGCGGATAGCTACACGCGGCGCGCGTTCGCGCGCGGCGACGCACTCGTCTTCGGCAAAGAGAGCGTGGGCCTCTCGGAGGAGCTGCTCGCGGCCTACGCCGACCGGGTCGTGGGCATCCCCACCCTCGGCGCCGTGCGATCGCTCAACCTCGCGAACGCCACGGGCATCGCCCTGTTCGAGGCTCTGCGGCAGGTCGGCGCGCTCGACGCGACCGAGCTCGCCTGA
- a CDS encoding acyl-CoA dehydrogenase family protein — translation MVDFFELSRHFTDEERAVRDSVGRFVTTRVLPTIGDHFEKGTFPTDLIPEIAELGLLGCNLHGYGCAGLSEVGYGLAMQELERGDSGIRSFASVQGSLAMYPIHTFGSEEQKARYLPEMAKGRIIGCFGLTEPDWGSNPGGMVTTAIDDGDSFVLNGTKRWITNGNIAQLAIVWAKLGGVGGANGTGADVRGFIVPTDTKGFEARLIHRKMSLRASVTSELILEDVRVPKSALLPNVSGMKGPLSTLTAARFGIAWGVLGAAQACFDSALDYAKNRVQFGGKPIASHQLVQAKFAEMLTQITTGQLLVLEASRLKAEKKLTPQHVSMLKRTNVRAALEIARACRDILGGNGITLEYPIMRHLCNLETVYTYEGTHDIHTLVLGQHVTGIAAFA, via the coding sequence ATGGTCGACTTCTTCGAACTCTCCCGTCACTTCACGGACGAAGAGCGCGCCGTCCGCGACAGCGTGGGCCGCTTCGTCACGACGCGCGTGCTCCCCACCATCGGAGACCACTTCGAGAAGGGCACCTTCCCCACCGACCTCATCCCGGAGATCGCCGAGCTCGGCCTACTTGGGTGCAATCTGCACGGGTATGGCTGCGCGGGCCTCTCCGAGGTGGGCTACGGGCTCGCGATGCAAGAGCTCGAGCGCGGCGACTCCGGGATCCGCTCCTTCGCCAGCGTGCAGGGCAGCCTGGCGATGTACCCCATCCACACCTTCGGCTCGGAGGAGCAGAAGGCGCGCTACCTCCCGGAGATGGCGAAAGGCCGCATCATCGGCTGCTTCGGGCTCACCGAGCCCGATTGGGGCTCGAACCCGGGCGGCATGGTCACGACGGCCATCGACGATGGCGACAGCTTCGTCCTGAACGGCACGAAGCGCTGGATCACGAACGGCAACATCGCGCAGCTCGCGATCGTGTGGGCGAAGCTTGGGGGCGTGGGGGGCGCGAACGGGACCGGCGCCGACGTGCGCGGCTTCATCGTGCCGACGGACACGAAGGGCTTCGAGGCGCGCCTCATCCACCGCAAGATGAGCCTGCGGGCGAGCGTCACGAGCGAGCTCATCCTGGAAGACGTGCGCGTCCCGAAGAGCGCGCTGCTCCCGAACGTCAGCGGCATGAAGGGCCCGCTCTCCACGCTCACCGCCGCGCGCTTCGGGATCGCCTGGGGCGTGCTCGGCGCCGCGCAGGCCTGCTTCGACTCGGCGCTCGACTACGCAAAGAACCGTGTGCAGTTCGGGGGCAAGCCCATCGCGTCGCACCAGCTCGTGCAGGCGAAGTTCGCCGAGATGCTCACGCAGATCACGACCGGTCAGCTGCTCGTGCTTGAAGCGAGCCGCCTCAAGGCCGAGAAGAAGCTCACGCCGCAGCACGTGAGCATGCTGAAGCGCACCAACGTGAGGGCCGCGCTCGAGATCGCGCGCGCCTGCCGGGACATCCTCGGCGGCAACGGGATCACGCTCGAGTACCCGATCATGCGCCACCTCTGTAACCTCGAGACGGTCTACACCTACGAGGGTACGCACGACATCCACACGCTGGTGCTCGGCCAGCACGTGACGGGGATCGCCGCGTTCGCGTGA
- a CDS encoding serine/threonine protein kinase, whose translation MYPQSFGKYVIERELARGGMARVLLATLRGAGGFEKRLVVKQIRDEWAHDSEFVTRFVAEAKTTVALSHPNIVPVYELGVEQGVYFIAMELVSGVSVAELLEADRVTAGRAVGLSADEGAHVGAELCRALDYAHRRMNVVHRDLTPRNVMIDEEGQVRLIDFGIAAPARAAGHEVLGSPGHMPPEQLAGGELGPATDVFALAALLMEAWSGEAPFRRATEEACAAAMHAAHPRPSDAHPELAPLDAVVARCLRLDPRERPQEVDELGRALRSFLKERETEELARRLGERVRQARDEGASKLASSEPPSTRKLDDGEAPTITRTFAAREPEVTPSNAPATRRLDSPLPPPPAPPALPAPPVAPEGATPVSGRAPVPQRAHEPVPTGRSPLARTASVLALLAVAGAAWSVYARRESRSLPPHLSIPAATAPLDPSSDPRAPFAASPSATVISAPPSAPTPAPAPAPSPAASAATRPPPSGAARETPARAAELVLLGELGTRVSVDGTPRGRTPVRLSVEPGPHDVRFTFEATGESQGMRVSARAGEQVSLRSEFTGAVPTVRVVR comes from the coding sequence ATGTATCCGCAATCTTTCGGGAAATACGTCATCGAGCGGGAGCTTGCCCGTGGCGGGATGGCGCGCGTGCTCCTCGCGACGCTGCGCGGCGCGGGCGGGTTCGAGAAGCGCCTGGTGGTCAAACAGATCCGCGACGAGTGGGCGCACGACTCGGAGTTCGTGACGCGCTTCGTGGCGGAGGCGAAGACCACGGTCGCCCTCAGCCACCCGAACATCGTCCCGGTCTACGAGCTCGGGGTGGAGCAAGGGGTCTACTTCATCGCGATGGAGCTCGTCAGCGGCGTAAGCGTCGCCGAGTTGCTCGAGGCCGACCGGGTGACGGCCGGGCGCGCGGTCGGTCTGTCCGCCGACGAGGGCGCACACGTCGGCGCCGAGCTGTGCCGCGCGCTCGACTACGCGCACCGCCGGATGAACGTCGTTCACCGCGATTTGACACCGCGAAACGTCATGATCGACGAAGAGGGGCAGGTGCGCCTCATCGACTTCGGGATCGCGGCGCCCGCGCGCGCCGCGGGGCACGAGGTGCTGGGATCGCCCGGGCACATGCCGCCCGAGCAGCTCGCGGGAGGCGAGCTCGGCCCCGCGACCGACGTCTTCGCGCTGGCCGCGCTGCTCATGGAGGCCTGGTCGGGCGAGGCCCCGTTTCGGCGCGCCACGGAGGAGGCCTGCGCCGCCGCGATGCACGCCGCGCACCCGCGCCCGAGCGACGCGCACCCGGAGCTCGCGCCGCTCGACGCCGTCGTCGCGAGGTGCCTGCGGCTCGACCCCAGAGAGAGACCGCAGGAGGTCGACGAGCTAGGCCGCGCCCTCCGCAGCTTCCTGAAGGAGCGCGAGACCGAAGAGCTGGCCCGACGCCTCGGCGAGCGCGTACGCCAGGCGCGCGACGAGGGCGCGTCGAAGCTCGCGTCGAGCGAGCCTCCTTCGACGCGCAAGCTCGACGACGGTGAGGCGCCCACGATCACCCGCACCTTCGCGGCACGCGAGCCCGAGGTAACCCCTTCGAACGCGCCCGCGACACGCCGGCTCGACAGCCCACTCCCTCCGCCGCCCGCGCCGCCCGCGCTGCCTGCGCCGCCCGTCGCTCCCGAGGGCGCGACTCCGGTCTCCGGGCGGGCCCCGGTCCCCCAGCGCGCCCACGAGCCCGTCCCGACGGGGCGCTCGCCTCTCGCGCGCACGGCCAGCGTGCTCGCGCTGCTCGCGGTCGCGGGGGCCGCGTGGTCGGTCTACGCGCGACGCGAGAGCCGATCGCTCCCGCCCCACCTCTCCATACCGGCGGCCACCGCCCCGCTCGACCCGTCCTCCGACCCGAGGGCCCCCTTCGCCGCCTCGCCGTCGGCCACGGTGATCTCAGCTCCGCCTTCCGCGCCGACGCCCGCGCCTGCGCCCGCCCCCTCTCCCGCCGCCTCCGCCGCGACGCGCCCGCCCCCCTCGGGGGCGGCGCGCGAGACCCCTGCCCGCGCGGCCGAGCTCGTGCTCCTCGGCGAGCTCGGCACGCGCGTCTCGGTCGACGGGACGCCCCGCGGCCGCACTCCCGTGCGCCTCTCGGTCGAGCCCGGCCCTCACGACGTGCGCTTCACGTTCGAGGCCACCGGCGAGTCGCAGGGTATGCGCGTCTCGGCGAGGGCCGGAGAGCAGGTGTCGCTGCGCTCCGAGTTCACCGGGGCCGTTCCGACCGTCCGCGTCGTCCGTTGA
- a CDS encoding TetR/AcrR family transcriptional regulator gives MANLRSTALLDGRRSIRALAEPPVAAPRRERNAAETKRRILAAAGVEFAAKGFDGARLGHIARRAGIQQTLIHHHFEDKARLFDAVLQLGLEGMTEGVWKLLEQMGLRGKAKRKAVSAADMRVLCEAFIELLFSFYSHNSVFLAMVSHESQANLAQAHRVLEENVRPLFDAIVARIEEMGEDGSIRRDVDARNLVLSCVAMASFAFQQAGFVGALWPADLDSSAFIAARKAAIVQMVLDHLLV, from the coding sequence ATGGCGAACCTGCGGTCCACGGCCCTGCTCGACGGACGCCGCAGCATTCGCGCGCTCGCGGAGCCGCCCGTCGCGGCGCCTCGCCGCGAGCGGAACGCGGCCGAGACCAAGCGGCGCATCCTCGCCGCGGCCGGCGTCGAGTTCGCAGCGAAGGGGTTCGACGGCGCGAGGCTCGGCCACATCGCGCGGCGTGCGGGCATCCAGCAGACCCTGATCCACCACCACTTCGAGGACAAGGCGCGCCTCTTCGACGCGGTCCTCCAACTCGGCCTCGAGGGCATGACCGAGGGCGTGTGGAAGCTCCTCGAGCAGATGGGCCTACGCGGCAAGGCGAAGCGCAAGGCCGTGAGCGCCGCAGACATGCGCGTGCTGTGCGAGGCCTTCATCGAGCTGCTGTTCAGCTTCTACTCGCATAACAGCGTGTTCCTCGCGATGGTCAGCCACGAGTCGCAGGCGAACCTCGCGCAGGCCCACCGCGTGCTGGAGGAGAACGTTCGCCCTCTGTTCGACGCGATCGTCGCTCGCATCGAAGAGATGGGCGAGGACGGCTCCATTCGGCGCGACGTCGACGCGCGCAACCTCGTGCTGTCGTGCGTCGCGATGGCCTCGTTCGCGTTTCAGCAGGCGGGCTTCGTGGGGGCGCTCTGGCCCGCGGACCTCGACTCTTCGGCGTTCATCGCTGCCCGGAAGGCCGCGATCGTCCAGATGGTCCTCGATCACCTCCTCGTTTGA
- the ald gene encoding alanine dehydrogenase, whose product MIIGVPKEIKTREYRVGMTPAGVKSLTQRGHTVLVQQGAGVGSGIKDEEYVAQGGTIVATAKDAWAADMVVKVKEPLPAEYAFFRENLILYTYLHLAPEPELTRELAAKKVSAVAYETIELPDGSLPLLKPMSEVAGRMAVQVGASCLQKEHGGKGVLLGGVPGTRRGRVVILGGGVVGKNAATIAVGMGAQVTVLDVRAETMAHLEDVFGGAIETLYSNPTNIEQAVVRADLVIGAVLVVGARAPKLVTKELIERMEPGSVVVDVAVDQGGCIETCRPTTHDNPTYEVGGVVHYCVANMPGAVAQTSTWALTNTTAAYTIKIADLGIAAAAKADRALRLGLNTYKGHVTCEAVALAHKLPYRSIEELL is encoded by the coding sequence GTGATCATCGGAGTCCCCAAAGAGATCAAGACCCGTGAGTACCGCGTCGGAATGACCCCCGCGGGCGTCAAGAGCCTCACCCAGCGCGGTCACACGGTCCTCGTCCAGCAGGGCGCCGGCGTGGGCTCGGGCATCAAGGACGAAGAGTACGTCGCGCAAGGCGGCACCATCGTCGCCACGGCGAAGGACGCGTGGGCCGCCGACATGGTCGTGAAGGTGAAAGAACCGCTCCCCGCCGAGTACGCCTTCTTCCGCGAAAACCTCATTCTTTACACCTACCTGCACCTCGCGCCCGAGCCCGAGCTCACCCGCGAGCTGGCCGCGAAGAAGGTCTCCGCGGTCGCCTACGAGACCATCGAGCTCCCCGACGGCTCGCTGCCGCTGCTCAAGCCGATGAGCGAGGTCGCGGGTCGCATGGCGGTGCAGGTCGGCGCGTCGTGCCTCCAGAAGGAGCACGGCGGCAAGGGCGTGCTCCTCGGTGGCGTGCCGGGCACCCGCCGTGGCCGCGTCGTGATCCTGGGCGGCGGCGTCGTTGGGAAGAACGCGGCGACCATCGCCGTGGGCATGGGCGCGCAGGTCACGGTGCTCGACGTCCGCGCCGAGACGATGGCCCACCTCGAAGACGTCTTCGGCGGCGCCATCGAGACGCTCTATTCGAACCCGACCAACATCGAGCAGGCCGTCGTGCGCGCCGACCTCGTGATCGGCGCCGTCCTCGTCGTCGGTGCGCGCGCCCCGAAGCTCGTCACCAAGGAGCTCATCGAGCGCATGGAGCCGGGCTCGGTCGTGGTCGACGTGGCGGTCGATCAGGGCGGCTGCATCGAGACCTGCCGCCCCACGACGCACGACAACCCGACCTACGAGGTGGGCGGCGTCGTCCACTACTGCGTCGCGAACATGCCGGGCGCGGTCGCGCAGACCAGCACCTGGGCGCTCACGAACACCACCGCCGCGTACACCATCAAGATCGCCGATCTCGGTATCGCCGCGGCCGCCAAGGCCGATCGCGCGCTGCGCCTCGGGCTGAACACGTACAAGGGGCACGTGACCTGCGAGGCCGTCGCCCTGGCCCACAAGCTGCCCTACCGCTCGATCGAGGAGCTGCTCTGA
- a CDS encoding HAD-IA family hydrolase — protein MDCEGEAKRLAETGGLLNLAWAGAGEPGALGWGRMVATIFSRAGVPGDALVPLLEAAWRSHVNYNLWSKVPEGLGDALEAFRATGGRVAIVSNSEGMLASLFAKLGIARHFDLVADSGLLGVEKPDPRIFEHVLRELGVSAGAALHLGDVFATDVLGARAAGIRTALIDPFGHYAGRHPDVARVEGAAEVARALAERRIASRHAPRHPHGERQEA, from the coding sequence GTGGACTGCGAGGGCGAGGCGAAGCGGCTCGCCGAGACGGGCGGCCTGCTCAATCTCGCGTGGGCCGGCGCGGGCGAGCCCGGCGCGCTCGGCTGGGGGCGCATGGTCGCCACCATCTTCTCGCGCGCCGGGGTACCGGGCGACGCTCTCGTGCCGCTGCTGGAGGCGGCGTGGCGTTCGCATGTAAATTACAATTTGTGGTCGAAGGTGCCGGAGGGGCTCGGCGACGCGCTCGAGGCCTTCCGCGCCACCGGCGGTCGCGTCGCGATCGTGTCGAACTCCGAGGGCATGCTCGCGTCGCTCTTCGCGAAGCTGGGCATCGCGCGACATTTCGATCTCGTCGCCGACAGCGGGCTCCTGGGCGTCGAGAAGCCGGACCCGCGCATCTTCGAGCACGTGCTGCGCGAGCTCGGCGTGTCGGCGGGCGCCGCGCTCCACCTCGGCGACGTGTTCGCGACCGACGTCCTCGGGGCGCGCGCCGCGGGGATTCGCACCGCGCTCATCGACCCGTTTGGGCATTACGCGGGTCGCCACCCGGACGTTGCGCGGGTCGAGGGCGCGGCCGAGGTGGCTCGCGCGCTGGCCGAGCGCCGCATCGCGTCCAGGCACGCGCCCAGGCACCCCCACGGAGAGAGGCAAGAGGCATGA